The Oleidesulfovibrio alaskensis DSM 16109 genome has a segment encoding these proteins:
- a CDS encoding DUF4139 domain-containing protein, which yields MIRYRLSAAALLVTLVLSLTGADILMAGQTLPHPAEPFKVTLFPQSARIEVLQTLPAENSLTLFLPHQADPESLTLNISGNTVTAMEWVLTDGQAGPAAAAVKEQLLQARAALARTQGRKTAIEARIAMWSQPRPAVGGTAELERLDKAMTEHLSALLPEAEETDRLLEKQQAAVHELEARLNNATGGSEKVWAVTAQLHTPASGQVTAQYAYTATGCGWQPLYTLHAVPGKNVVEFSYAAALRQGLGTDWNNVRLAVATLPPRAGLAPPPLPRWDIGPVQQQTVQLRKAVMMAADAAPENMLAAAPEAAERSLASTYAVWNLGTVSLAAGGSRQVPVLNETWQAAYVYTVRPARSPRAFLTARVTMPETRLLPAGQATMLVDGATAGRQRLEFAGTEETFHFGSDPMVTAQMNLQKRQEGTQGFIGKKQVFEWAWEITLTNARQHPVNLEVQDAAPQLRLAGMELKLRSSPEAELDEKTQQYVWKLAVPAGSERVISHAVTVTAPEDTPVDAGRKQ from the coding sequence ATGATACGCTACCGCTTATCCGCAGCAGCCCTGCTGGTCACGCTTGTACTGTCGCTGACAGGCGCAGACATACTCATGGCCGGACAGACTCTGCCGCACCCCGCAGAGCCTTTCAAAGTGACGCTGTTTCCGCAAAGCGCCCGCATCGAAGTCCTGCAGACCCTGCCTGCGGAAAACTCGCTCACTCTTTTTCTGCCGCATCAGGCAGACCCGGAAAGCCTTACTCTCAACATATCCGGCAATACCGTCACCGCCATGGAATGGGTGCTGACCGACGGACAGGCCGGTCCCGCCGCGGCAGCCGTCAAAGAACAGCTGCTGCAGGCCCGCGCGGCACTGGCACGCACACAGGGACGCAAAACGGCAATAGAAGCCCGCATTGCCATGTGGTCGCAGCCGCGTCCGGCCGTGGGCGGCACGGCAGAACTTGAACGGCTGGATAAAGCCATGACGGAACACCTTTCCGCCCTGCTGCCCGAGGCGGAAGAAACAGACAGGCTGCTTGAAAAACAACAGGCCGCCGTGCACGAACTGGAAGCACGGCTGAACAATGCCACAGGCGGCTCGGAAAAAGTGTGGGCCGTCACGGCGCAGCTGCACACCCCCGCCTCCGGTCAGGTGACAGCGCAGTACGCCTACACCGCAACCGGCTGCGGCTGGCAGCCGCTGTACACCCTGCACGCCGTGCCCGGCAAAAATGTGGTTGAATTCAGCTACGCGGCCGCACTGCGGCAGGGACTGGGCACAGACTGGAACAACGTCCGTCTGGCCGTGGCCACGCTGCCTCCCCGTGCAGGTCTTGCGCCGCCGCCCCTGCCCCGCTGGGACATCGGCCCCGTGCAGCAGCAGACCGTCCAGTTAAGAAAAGCCGTCATGATGGCAGCAGATGCCGCACCTGAAAACATGCTGGCCGCTGCGCCCGAGGCCGCAGAAAGGTCTCTGGCATCAACCTATGCGGTGTGGAATCTGGGCACAGTTTCGCTTGCCGCGGGCGGCAGCAGGCAGGTACCCGTACTTAACGAGACATGGCAGGCAGCATACGTCTATACCGTGCGCCCCGCCCGTTCTCCCCGCGCGTTTCTTACAGCGCGGGTCACCATGCCCGAAACCCGCCTGCTGCCCGCAGGCCAGGCCACCATGCTGGTGGACGGAGCCACAGCGGGCAGGCAACGTCTGGAATTTGCCGGTACGGAAGAAACCTTTCACTTCGGCAGCGACCCGATGGTCACCGCGCAGATGAATCTGCAGAAACGGCAGGAAGGAACACAGGGATTCATAGGCAAAAAGCAGGTGTTTGAATGGGCATGGGAAATCACCCTGACAAACGCCCGCCAGCACCCCGTCAATCTGGAAGTTCAGGACGCCGCCCCGCAGCTGCGGCTTGCCGGCATGGAACTGAAACTACGTTCTTCGCCCGAGGCGGAACTGGATGAAAAAACACAGCAGTATGTCTGGAAGCTTGCAGTACCAGCCGGCTCCGAACGGGTCATAAGCCACGCCGTAACGGTCACCGCCCCCGAAGACACCCCTGTGGACGCCGGAAGAAAACAGTAA
- the buk gene encoding butyrate kinase → MSLILTINPGSTSTKIAVFAAEEELFERTVEHPHDAFSGLAGVYGQLEARRHAVQTMLSRAGYADARFDIVVGRGGLLAPMHGGAWRVNQTMLDILESAAHGEHPCNLGAPLALAFARSHGAHRNVQAIIVDPVVTDELDPVARIGGLPELPRRSVFHALSQRAAARRAAAQLGIRYEDGRFLVGHFGGGISVGAHRHGRVVDVNNALEGEGPFSPERTGGLPVMPALELVRRGVYSFERMRSIVQREGGMWAHLGTNDLREVQRRMDAGDTAAAQIFDALAYNSAKALCALLPALTGAGQDVPSAPPVDAVVLTGGMARSGRFMQAVSDRLRYLGPVIVLPRLEEMQALAMGGLRVLRGEETPAEYGGGMS, encoded by the coding sequence ATGAGTCTGATCCTGACCATTAATCCCGGATCGACAAGCACCAAGATAGCGGTGTTTGCAGCGGAAGAGGAACTTTTTGAACGTACGGTGGAGCATCCCCATGATGCCTTTTCCGGTCTGGCCGGTGTATACGGGCAGCTGGAAGCGCGGCGGCATGCCGTTCAGACCATGCTGTCCCGGGCCGGTTATGCCGATGCCCGTTTTGATATTGTGGTGGGACGCGGCGGTTTGCTGGCCCCCATGCACGGTGGTGCATGGCGTGTGAATCAGACCATGCTTGATATTCTGGAATCCGCCGCGCACGGCGAGCATCCTTGTAATCTCGGCGCACCGCTGGCTCTGGCGTTTGCCCGCAGCCACGGGGCGCACCGGAATGTACAGGCCATCATAGTGGACCCTGTGGTTACGGATGAACTGGACCCCGTGGCCCGTATAGGCGGATTGCCTGAACTGCCGCGCCGCAGCGTGTTTCACGCGCTTTCACAGCGCGCGGCGGCACGCAGGGCAGCGGCACAGCTGGGCATACGCTATGAGGATGGCCGTTTTCTGGTCGGGCATTTCGGGGGTGGCATTTCTGTAGGGGCGCACCGCCACGGCAGAGTGGTGGACGTGAACAACGCGCTGGAAGGAGAAGGGCCTTTTTCACCGGAGCGGACGGGCGGCCTGCCTGTCATGCCCGCTCTGGAGCTGGTACGCAGAGGCGTGTACTCGTTTGAGCGCATGCGCAGTATTGTGCAGCGCGAAGGAGGCATGTGGGCGCATCTGGGCACCAACGACCTGCGCGAGGTACAGCGCAGGATGGACGCCGGTGATACCGCAGCGGCGCAGATTTTCGACGCGCTGGCTTACAACAGCGCCAAGGCTCTGTGCGCGCTGTTACCGGCACTGACCGGCGCGGGGCAGGACGTCCCGTCGGCCCCGCCGGTGGATGCGGTGGTGCTTACAGGCGGAATGGCGCGTTCCGGGCGGTTCATGCAGGCTGTTTCGGACAGGCTGCGCTATCTCGGACCGGTCATAGTGCTGCCCCGTCTGGAAGAGATGCAGGCACTGGCCATGGGCGGTCTGCGGGTGCTGCGGGGTGAGGAGACCCCCGCGGAATACGGCGGCGGCATGTCCTGA
- a CDS encoding aldehyde dehydrogenase family protein, with amino-acid sequence MTPERIYEVTEAQRAFFQSGATLDVDGRIASLRTLRGAVHDYTRRFIVAAAQDAGLSEHMVLAAEIAPVINDIDHMIKRLPALAKGRLVRRSRLHMWGWSRSVPRPAGIAVAVTAADMPVQRALMPVVSALAAGTPLLLALSPRTPAVNGIVERLVQQFFKPEQITVTTADNETTEAILGQRFDACLCSAPRETAVRFARAAAEHLVPAVIETAEHRNPAIVLEDADIRLAARRIVWAKTLAAGQTAAAPDYLVVHGAVRERLLAALRKELEAQHGAIPSASSAFGRMTDNAAYEEAAAFLTDGTPVIGGDTDPAGRFINFTVLENVQPDAPVMRSVTRSPVLPLFEVQSAEQAVELVNSRPAPLALYVFSTDVFTARKVLDATTSGTAAVNDVLVQTVYPALPFGDAAGGGMGSHRGEAGFFAFSRLRSVTRGTNFIDLPFRFSPDAGWKQKILRYIIR; translated from the coding sequence ATGACACCTGAACGCATATACGAAGTGACGGAAGCCCAGAGAGCTTTTTTCCAGTCCGGAGCCACCCTTGACGTGGACGGACGCATTGCATCGCTGCGCACCCTGCGCGGCGCCGTGCATGATTACACCCGTCGCTTTATTGTAGCTGCGGCACAGGATGCCGGACTTTCCGAGCACATGGTGCTTGCGGCTGAAATAGCCCCCGTCATCAACGACATCGACCACATGATCAAACGTCTGCCCGCGCTTGCAAAGGGACGGCTGGTGCGTCGTTCGCGCCTGCATATGTGGGGCTGGTCGCGCAGCGTGCCCCGCCCCGCAGGCATTGCCGTGGCCGTAACCGCCGCGGATATGCCCGTACAGCGCGCCCTTATGCCGGTGGTATCTGCCCTTGCCGCGGGCACCCCGCTGCTGCTGGCACTTTCTCCCCGCACTCCGGCTGTCAACGGCATTGTGGAGCGCCTTGTGCAGCAGTTTTTCAAGCCGGAACAGATAACCGTGACCACTGCGGACAATGAAACCACAGAGGCCATTCTCGGACAGCGTTTCGATGCCTGCCTGTGCTCCGCACCGCGCGAAACCGCCGTCCGGTTTGCCCGCGCCGCTGCGGAACACCTTGTGCCCGCCGTCATTGAAACAGCCGAACACCGCAATCCGGCCATAGTGCTTGAAGATGCCGATATCCGGCTGGCAGCGCGGCGCATAGTATGGGCCAAAACTCTTGCCGCCGGTCAGACCGCCGCCGCGCCGGACTATCTGGTGGTGCACGGCGCAGTCCGCGAACGCCTGCTGGCAGCCCTGCGCAAAGAACTGGAAGCGCAGCACGGCGCCATACCCTCCGCAAGTTCCGCATTCGGCCGCATGACAGACAACGCCGCCTATGAAGAAGCCGCGGCGTTTCTGACTGACGGCACGCCGGTCATAGGCGGCGACACCGACCCCGCAGGCAGGTTCATCAACTTTACCGTACTGGAAAACGTACAGCCGGACGCACCGGTCATGCGTTCCGTCACCCGCAGTCCGGTGCTGCCGCTTTTTGAGGTGCAGTCTGCGGAACAGGCCGTTGAACTGGTGAACAGCCGTCCCGCACCGCTGGCTCTGTATGTGTTCAGCACCGATGTGTTTACCGCACGCAAAGTGCTGGATGCCACAACATCGGGCACAGCGGCGGTCAACGACGTGCTGGTGCAGACCGTGTACCCCGCCCTGCCCTTCGGCGATGCGGCAGGCGGCGGCATGGGCAGCCACCGCGGCGAGGCGGGATTTTTTGCCTTTTCCAGACTGCGCAGTGTCACACGCGGCACAAACTTCATCGACCTGCCGTTCCGGTTCAGCCCCGATGCCGGCTGGAAGCAGAAAATCCTGCGGTACATCATCAGATAA
- a CDS encoding TetR/AcrR family transcriptional regulator: MASSKHLILENARRLFSENGFKGTTIAQIAKTSNVTDAAIYRHYRSKQQIFDSIINDFFDEFSGLMDSIHERQKSGYCLIETLILDLDAFLDERVVELKVIMNTYTIMPSARQIMERMYALLGLTLERCLEKGMRDGTVRDDLDITPTASLIAVMLMGMSRRQLYWPETPNLAQEAVTFCQRSIRSL, translated from the coding sequence ATGGCATCATCGAAACACCTGATACTGGAAAACGCCCGGCGGTTGTTTTCCGAAAACGGCTTCAAGGGCACAACCATCGCCCAGATAGCCAAGACGTCCAATGTGACGGACGCCGCGATATACAGACACTACCGGTCCAAGCAGCAGATTTTCGACAGCATCATCAACGATTTTTTTGATGAGTTCAGCGGGCTGATGGACAGCATCCACGAGCGCCAGAAAAGCGGCTACTGCCTTATCGAGACTCTGATTCTCGATCTGGATGCCTTTCTGGACGAGCGGGTGGTCGAGCTGAAGGTCATCATGAACACATATACCATCATGCCCAGCGCGCGGCAGATAATGGAACGCATGTACGCCCTGCTGGGGCTTACTCTTGAACGCTGCCTTGAAAAAGGCATGCGCGACGGGACAGTGCGCGATGATCTGGATATTACGCCCACGGCGTCGCTTATTGCCGTCATGCTGATGGGCATGAGCCGTCGGCAGCTGTACTGGCCGGAAACACCCAATCTGGCGCAGGAGGCGGTGACTTTCTGCCAGCGGAGTATCCGCAGCCTTTAA
- a CDS encoding penicillin-binding protein 1A, with translation MKRFLTYFLVSVTGLALLGILGLGGIYIWATKDLPGFTRITDYRPPLVTTVYARDNSILGYFYREKRFLARLDEMPQHLPLAFLAAEDDSFYRHEGIDFRAILRAFMKNMQAGTIRQGGSTITQQVIKRLLLTSERSYERKIKEAILAYRLERYLSKDEILTIYLNQIYLGAGAYGVEAAARSYFGKHVGELSIAESALLAGLPQAPSKYNPLNNPQDAYTRQLYVLHRMLQLGWITPSQYDAAINEKLVFTSMADPSWGTGAWYLEEVRRRLIDYLSEDNMEKLGIKLERYGEDAVYESGLHVYTAMDPKHQKYAEQSLRDGLVASTKRRGWRGPVEHLESKEAREAFLRDNPVDAAAMQHEGWIKVLVTRVTAAGADVRFGSYKGRMDVETMHWCRTPDPTVVTDYVPAVKDARTVVKAGDVVWAQFMLPDAGKSFDAASVTPDTDFSLAIAQYPEVQGALVSIEPQTGDVVALVGGYSFADSQYNRAVQAKRQPGSAFKPIVYSTALDNGYTPASTVLDAPFVYTDDATAKTWRPENFSGEFYGPTLLRTALVKSRNLCTIRIAQDIGIPAIVERAKALGLEGPFPFDLSVSLGSVAVSPLNLTEAYTAFAHEGLRAQHRMITGIKSAWDEPIATFEPQQTEALTPQNAYIMASLMKEVVRDGTGFRARVLKRPLGGKTGTSNDERDAWFVLISPYLVSVSYVGFDDLTPMGKWETGSRAASPIVVGYRQGVEEDYPVQDFPMPPGIVQVRIDGKTGNLAGPGSETSYFMPFKEGTQPTVVEGSAPRHGADDARSGEDLMKQMF, from the coding sequence ATGAAACGTTTTCTCACATACTTTCTTGTCAGCGTCACAGGTCTTGCCCTGCTGGGCATACTCGGGCTGGGCGGCATCTATATATGGGCCACCAAAGACCTGCCCGGCTTTACCCGTATCACCGATTACCGCCCGCCGCTGGTCACCACGGTGTACGCGCGCGATAACAGCATTCTGGGGTATTTCTACCGCGAAAAACGCTTTCTGGCGCGCCTTGATGAAATGCCGCAGCATCTGCCTCTGGCCTTTCTCGCCGCAGAGGACGACTCCTTTTACCGGCATGAAGGCATAGACTTCCGCGCCATTCTGCGCGCCTTCATGAAAAACATGCAGGCAGGCACCATCCGGCAGGGCGGTTCCACCATCACACAGCAGGTCATCAAACGCCTGTTGCTTACTTCCGAACGCAGCTACGAGCGCAAGATAAAAGAAGCCATTCTGGCCTACCGGCTGGAACGCTATCTGAGCAAAGATGAAATTCTGACCATATACCTGAACCAGATATATCTCGGCGCGGGGGCATATGGCGTGGAAGCCGCCGCGCGCAGCTACTTCGGCAAACATGTGGGCGAACTGTCCATAGCCGAATCTGCGCTGCTGGCCGGTCTGCCGCAGGCTCCTTCCAAATACAACCCGCTCAACAACCCGCAGGACGCATACACCCGTCAGCTGTATGTGCTGCACCGCATGCTTCAGCTCGGGTGGATAACACCCTCGCAGTACGACGCGGCCATCAATGAAAAGCTTGTGTTCACCTCCATGGCCGATCCTTCGTGGGGCACCGGCGCATGGTATCTGGAAGAAGTGCGCCGCAGGCTCATCGACTATCTGAGCGAAGACAACATGGAAAAACTGGGCATCAAGCTGGAACGCTACGGCGAGGATGCCGTGTATGAATCCGGCCTGCATGTTTACACCGCCATGGACCCCAAGCACCAGAAGTACGCCGAACAGTCACTGCGCGACGGGCTGGTGGCCTCTACAAAACGGCGCGGCTGGCGCGGCCCTGTGGAGCATCTGGAAAGCAAGGAGGCACGCGAAGCTTTTCTGCGTGACAACCCCGTGGATGCGGCGGCAATGCAGCACGAAGGCTGGATAAAAGTGCTGGTCACCCGCGTGACGGCCGCAGGGGCCGATGTGCGCTTTGGCAGCTACAAGGGCCGGATGGACGTGGAAACCATGCACTGGTGCCGTACGCCCGACCCCACCGTGGTGACGGACTATGTGCCCGCCGTGAAAGATGCCCGTACGGTGGTCAAAGCGGGCGATGTGGTATGGGCGCAGTTTATGCTGCCCGATGCGGGCAAAAGCTTTGATGCCGCCTCCGTCACGCCTGATACGGACTTTTCACTGGCCATCGCGCAGTACCCCGAAGTGCAGGGGGCACTGGTTTCCATAGAACCGCAGACGGGCGATGTGGTGGCACTGGTCGGCGGCTATTCCTTTGCCGACAGCCAGTACAACCGCGCCGTGCAGGCCAAACGCCAGCCCGGTTCCGCTTTCAAGCCCATTGTCTATTCCACCGCGCTGGACAACGGCTACACACCGGCATCCACGGTACTGGACGCCCCGTTTGTCTATACCGACGACGCCACGGCCAAAACATGGCGCCCCGAAAACTTTTCGGGAGAATTCTACGGCCCCACGCTGCTGCGCACCGCGCTGGTCAAATCGCGTAACCTGTGTACCATCCGCATTGCACAGGACATCGGCATACCGGCCATTGTCGAACGGGCCAAAGCACTGGGACTTGAAGGGCCCTTCCCCTTCGACCTTTCGGTAAGTCTCGGGTCTGTGGCCGTTTCGCCTCTGAACCTTACAGAAGCATACACGGCGTTCGCCCATGAAGGTCTGCGCGCACAACACCGCATGATCACCGGCATCAAATCGGCATGGGACGAACCCATAGCCACCTTTGAGCCGCAGCAGACAGAAGCGCTGACACCGCAGAACGCCTATATCATGGCGTCGCTGATGAAAGAGGTAGTGCGCGACGGCACAGGCTTCCGCGCACGGGTGCTCAAACGTCCTCTGGGCGGCAAGACCGGCACATCCAACGACGAGCGTGACGCATGGTTTGTTCTTATCTCTCCGTACCTTGTCTCGGTGTCCTATGTGGGCTTTGACGACCTGACCCCCATGGGCAAATGGGAAACCGGCTCGCGGGCGGCATCGCCCATTGTGGTCGGCTACCGTCAGGGTGTGGAAGAAGACTACCCCGTACAGGATTTTCCCATGCCTCCCGGCATCGTGCAGGTGCGCATTGACGGCAAAACAGGAAATCTTGCGGGGCCCGGCTCTGAAACAAGTTACTTCATGCCTTTCAAGGAAGGAACCCAGCCCACCGTGGTGGAAGGTTCCGCCCCCCGCCACGGCGCCGACGACGCCCGCAGCGGCGAAGACCTTATGAAGCAGATGTTCTGA
- a CDS encoding ArnT family glycosyltransferase produces the protein MQKSPVWERRPWLCAAAIISFTTLVRFWFIASGQLDLVQDEAQYWDWTRRLQLSYYSKGPLIAWLISIWTGVFGDTELGVRFAAVLNSCLAQILLYAGTARLMRRPALGLWTLVVANTTPLFIASGILMTTDSPLLVCWTGALMCLYWMSVSSRSPWPYVLLALSMAAGVLAKYMMLAMPAVALLYALGLRRQRLLPEGMVPRLLAAVCAGTAVGLLPILIWNFQNDFVGFRHVAGLAGVASASPEPLIRFDRFPEYIASQVGIISPWWFVFMLVGAWRALRVWRTPRAGRDMYSGLRNDMNEVRQSLLLSAAFWPLWLFFIIWSFHTRIYPNWSAMSYVAGIMLCASALERSGQAVRETGRHLSRLRMRRIWVAMGVLVFVLLYGQNWLPLPPAYNPAVRLKGWSDLSGKLEELQNSLPRPDKVFYFSKSYDITAALAFYAPGQPFTYCADFGRRMSQYDLWPTPEDKKGWDAIYVQKDNGIKPQLKSMFESYRVLRYRTTHKGAPGREFTIVVLRGFKGTWPREQQERY, from the coding sequence TTGCAGAAAAGCCCCGTATGGGAGCGCCGCCCGTGGCTGTGCGCTGCCGCCATCATATCTTTCACAACGCTGGTACGCTTCTGGTTCATCGCCTCCGGCCAGCTTGACCTCGTGCAGGACGAGGCCCAGTACTGGGACTGGACCCGCAGGCTCCAGCTTTCCTACTATTCCAAAGGGCCGCTCATCGCGTGGCTCATCAGCATCTGGACCGGTGTTTTCGGCGATACGGAACTGGGCGTGCGCTTTGCCGCCGTGCTCAATTCGTGCCTTGCACAGATACTGCTGTACGCCGGAACCGCACGGCTCATGCGCCGTCCGGCACTGGGTCTGTGGACACTGGTTGTGGCCAATACCACCCCGCTGTTCATCGCCTCCGGCATTCTGATGACCACTGACAGCCCGCTGCTGGTCTGCTGGACGGGTGCGCTCATGTGCCTGTACTGGATGTCCGTATCATCACGCTCGCCATGGCCTTATGTGCTGCTGGCCCTTTCCATGGCCGCCGGTGTGCTGGCCAAATATATGATGCTGGCCATGCCCGCCGTGGCCCTGCTGTACGCGCTGGGACTCAGACGCCAGCGGCTGCTGCCAGAAGGCATGGTGCCGCGGCTGCTGGCTGCCGTCTGTGCCGGTACGGCCGTGGGTTTGCTGCCCATCCTCATATGGAATTTCCAGAACGACTTTGTGGGATTCCGCCATGTGGCCGGTCTGGCCGGTGTGGCTTCGGCCAGCCCCGAACCGCTCATCCGCTTTGACCGCTTTCCGGAATATATCGCCTCGCAGGTCGGCATCATCAGTCCGTGGTGGTTTGTGTTCATGCTGGTGGGCGCATGGCGCGCCCTGCGTGTGTGGCGTACGCCGCGCGCCGGACGCGACATGTACAGCGGACTGCGCAATGACATGAACGAAGTCCGTCAGTCACTGCTGCTGTCCGCCGCGTTCTGGCCGCTGTGGCTTTTTTTCATAATCTGGAGCTTTCACACCCGCATCTATCCCAACTGGTCGGCCATGAGCTATGTGGCCGGCATCATGCTGTGTGCTTCCGCGCTTGAGCGCAGTGGACAGGCTGTGCGCGAAACAGGCAGGCATCTTTCGCGGCTGCGCATGCGGCGCATCTGGGTTGCCATGGGTGTACTTGTTTTTGTGCTGCTGTACGGGCAGAACTGGCTGCCTCTGCCGCCTGCGTACAACCCGGCGGTACGGCTGAAAGGCTGGAGCGACCTGAGCGGCAAACTGGAGGAACTGCAGAACAGTCTGCCCCGTCCGGACAAAGTGTTCTATTTTTCCAAATCATATGACATCACGGCGGCCCTTGCCTTTTACGCACCCGGACAGCCGTTCACGTATTGTGCAGACTTCGGCAGACGCATGAGTCAGTACGACCTATGGCCCACTCCTGAAGACAAAAAAGGGTGGGACGCCATTTATGTGCAGAAAGACAACGGCATAAAACCACAGCTGAAAAGCATGTTTGAGTCATACAGGGTGCTGCGCTACCGCACCACGCACAAAGGCGCCCCCGGGCGCGAATTCACCATTGTGGTGCTGCGCGGCTTCAAAGGCACATGGCCGCGCGAACAACAGGAGCGTTACTGA
- a CDS encoding iron-containing alcohol dehydrogenase: MDNFIYHAPTRIVFGRNTVSQTGAELAAHNVRRTLLVTGGSAAMRTGAYAQVTASLDGAGVMHTLFSGVTPNPSLDLVEKGIAAAHAFAADSVLAIGGGSVIDCAKAIAAGVFLEDYWAQVETRRPVTQALPVFTVLTLSGTGSEMNEKAVITNEPLARKWSLSGLCLCPRVSIIDPQLQSSVPWHLTAAGGIDAMTHVMENYFRGRTARAATGYFQEETTLQLCEGILRAIIMSLDELQRDGSDYTARANLAWAASWGLNGLSGSGLSGGDWTSHALEHALSGLHPQVPHGEGLAVIFPSWMEQVCHSVPDIFTRFARTIWGVSTAEEGVAATRQAFSRWGAPDRLSRWSIPASDIPRMVQNALSYRALGRIVPLSAEDVTSIYTRVL; the protein is encoded by the coding sequence ATGGACAACTTCATATACCACGCGCCCACGCGCATCGTCTTCGGCAGAAATACCGTATCACAAACCGGTGCGGAACTGGCGGCACACAATGTGCGCCGCACGCTGCTGGTCACCGGCGGCAGCGCCGCCATGCGTACCGGAGCATACGCACAGGTCACGGCTTCACTGGACGGGGCCGGTGTGATGCATACGCTTTTCAGCGGTGTCACGCCCAATCCTTCCCTTGATCTTGTGGAAAAAGGCATAGCCGCCGCACACGCGTTTGCGGCGGACAGCGTGCTGGCCATCGGCGGCGGCAGTGTCATAGACTGCGCCAAAGCCATTGCCGCCGGTGTTTTTCTGGAAGATTACTGGGCACAGGTGGAAACACGGCGTCCCGTCACACAGGCTCTGCCTGTATTCACGGTGCTCACTCTTTCGGGCACCGGTTCGGAAATGAACGAAAAAGCCGTCATCACCAACGAACCGCTGGCCAGAAAATGGTCGCTGAGCGGCCTGTGCCTGTGCCCCAGAGTATCCATCATCGACCCGCAGCTCCAGTCCTCCGTTCCGTGGCATCTGACCGCCGCGGGCGGCATCGACGCCATGACCCATGTGATGGAAAACTACTTCCGCGGCAGAACGGCCCGCGCAGCCACCGGTTACTTTCAGGAAGAGACAACTCTGCAGCTGTGCGAGGGAATCCTGCGTGCCATCATCATGTCACTGGATGAACTGCAGCGCGACGGCTCGGACTATACCGCGCGGGCCAATCTGGCATGGGCAGCCAGCTGGGGGCTTAACGGCCTTTCAGGCTCGGGGCTTTCCGGCGGCGACTGGACTTCGCACGCTCTGGAACACGCCCTGAGCGGACTGCACCCGCAGGTTCCCCACGGTGAAGGACTGGCGGTGATTTTCCCCTCGTGGATGGAGCAGGTCTGCCACAGCGTGCCGGACATCTTCACGCGTTTTGCCCGCACCATATGGGGTGTTTCCACAGCGGAAGAAGGAGTGGCCGCAACCCGTCAGGCATTCTCGCGCTGGGGGGCTCCCGACCGTCTGTCCCGCTGGAGCATTCCCGCATCCGACATTCCCCGTATGGTACAGAATGCCCTGAGCTACCGCGCGCTGGGCAGAATAGTGCCTCTTTCGGCAGAAGATGTGACCAGCATATACACGCGGGTGCTCTGA